The Desulfotignum phosphitoxidans DSM 13687 genome has a window encoding:
- the aprA gene encoding adenylyl-sulfate reductase subunit alpha, which yields MALPNKPVGELKAVRDPEVDKRDVDILIIGGGMAACGTAFEIKKWADEGTKILLCDKAALERSGAVAQGLSAINTYIGENKIEDYVRMVRNDLMGIVREDLIYDLGRHVDDSVHLFEEWGLPVWKKTDDGKNMDGKKGLKLGSLKSGATPVRTGKWQIMINGESYKRIVAEAGKKALGEDNIIERCFIVELLNDKEDPNRVAGAVGFSVRENKVYIINAKTIVCACGGAVNVYQPRSVGEGKGRAWYPVWNAGSTYTMALRAGAELSMMENRFTPARFKDGYGPVGAWFLLFKAQTVNGLGENYAASDEAKAELEKYAPYGTAAVTPTCLRNHLMMKEYKEGRGPIIMKTSDALAKLGETMSKKELKHLESEAWEDFLDMSVGQAGLWCATNTEPEKKDSEVMPTEPYLLGSHSGCCGIWCSGPEEDWVPADYKWGYNRMTTVRGLFTAGDGVGCSGHKFSSGSHAEGRIVAKSMVQYLKAEGDKVTGFKETDQELVDYVYKPVRNYLDHCAYTTAQDINPNYCKPAGMALRLMKMTNEYGGGIGTYYMTSGKNLEVLMDLFEMFREDLEKIGAGDLHELMRAWEITHRLYTVQAHTRHIQFREESRYPGFYYRGDFMGQNDDEWFCFTNSTYNKETNEWSLKKVPYVKIIAD from the coding sequence ATGGCATTACCGAACAAACCAGTTGGAGAACTTAAAGCAGTTAGAGACCCGGAAGTTGACAAAAGAGATGTTGACATTCTGATCATCGGCGGGGGTATGGCTGCCTGTGGTACTGCTTTTGAGATCAAGAAATGGGCCGACGAAGGCACCAAAATCCTGCTGTGCGACAAAGCCGCTCTGGAAAGATCCGGCGCTGTTGCCCAGGGGCTTTCCGCCATCAACACCTATATCGGTGAAAACAAAATTGAAGACTATGTCCGCATGGTCAGAAACGACCTGATGGGAATCGTCCGTGAAGACCTGATCTATGACCTGGGCCGTCACGTGGATGACTCGGTTCACCTGTTTGAAGAATGGGGTCTGCCGGTCTGGAAGAAAACCGATGACGGCAAGAACATGGACGGTAAAAAAGGCCTGAAGCTCGGGAGCCTTAAATCCGGTGCCACCCCGGTTCGTACCGGTAAATGGCAGATCATGATCAATGGTGAATCCTACAAGAGAATCGTTGCGGAAGCCGGTAAAAAAGCGCTGGGTGAAGACAACATCATTGAACGGTGTTTCATTGTCGAACTGCTCAACGACAAAGAAGATCCCAACCGCGTTGCCGGTGCTGTGGGCTTCTCTGTGCGGGAAAACAAAGTCTACATCATCAATGCCAAAACCATTGTCTGCGCCTGCGGTGGTGCGGTGAACGTTTACCAGCCCCGCTCTGTTGGAGAAGGAAAAGGCCGTGCCTGGTATCCGGTATGGAATGCCGGCTCCACCTACACCATGGCCCTGCGCGCCGGTGCCGAACTGTCCATGATGGAAAACCGTTTCACCCCGGCCCGTTTTAAAGATGGCTACGGCCCTGTGGGCGCCTGGTTCCTGCTGTTCAAGGCCCAGACAGTCAACGGACTGGGTGAAAACTATGCGGCCTCTGACGAAGCCAAGGCTGAGCTGGAAAAATATGCCCCTTACGGCACGGCAGCAGTAACCCCCACCTGTCTGAGAAACCATCTCATGATGAAAGAGTATAAAGAAGGCCGCGGGCCTATCATCATGAAAACATCTGATGCCCTGGCAAAACTGGGTGAGACCATGAGCAAAAAAGAGCTCAAGCACCTGGAATCAGAAGCATGGGAAGATTTCCTTGACATGTCTGTGGGTCAGGCCGGTCTGTGGTGCGCCACCAACACCGAACCTGAGAAAAAAGACTCAGAAGTTATGCCCACCGAACCGTACCTGCTGGGATCTCACTCCGGCTGCTGCGGTATCTGGTGCTCCGGTCCGGAAGAAGACTGGGTACCGGCGGATTACAAATGGGGCTACAACAGAATGACCACCGTACGCGGACTGTTCACCGCCGGTGACGGCGTGGGCTGCTCCGGTCATAAATTCTCTTCCGGTTCCCATGCCGAAGGCCGGATCGTTGCCAAATCCATGGTTCAGTACCTGAAAGCCGAAGGCGACAAGGTCACGGGATTCAAGGAAACCGATCAGGAGCTGGTGGATTACGTTTATAAACCGGTGAGAAATTACCTGGATCACTGTGCGTATACCACAGCCCAGGACATCAACCCCAACTACTGCAAACCGGCCGGTATGGCCCTGCGTCTCATGAAGATGACCAATGAGTACGGCGGTGGTATCGGCACCTATTACATGACTTCCGGCAAAAACCTGGAAGTTCTCATGGACCTGTTTGAAATGTTCCGTGAAGACCTTGAAAAGATTGGCGCCGGTGACCTGCATGAACTGATGAGAGCCTGGGAAATCACCCACCGTCTCTATACGGTTCAGGCCCATACCCGTCATATTCAGTTCCGTGAAGAATCCCGGTACCCGGGCTTCTACTACAGAGGCGACTTCATGGGTCAGAATGATGACGAGTGGTTCTGCTTCACCAACTCGACTTACAACAAAGAGACCAATGAGTGGAGCCTTAAGAAGGTTCCGTATGTCAAGATCATTGCCGACTAG
- a CDS encoding YkgJ family cysteine cluster protein translates to MTRDMTPVGLDDPMSFACGPDNVCFNDCCRDLDQVLTPYDVLRLKNHLHLSSQTFLQTYTVRHFGPASGLPVVTLKFSPATGYACPFVTETGCFVYPDRPASCRLYPLARAISRSRESGEIREYYALIQEAHCKGFSVKGTQTVGQWLAGQDVAQHNMNNDKLMELIRLKNSIMPGPLSDDQSNLFYLSLYNLDEFRRQIFSMNLLEGLAVPGLIMGKIRTCDDALLDLGLKWVRYQLFGIVMDQF, encoded by the coding sequence ATGACCCGGGATATGACACCGGTTGGTTTAGATGATCCAATGAGTTTTGCCTGTGGACCGGACAATGTATGCTTTAACGACTGTTGCAGGGATCTGGATCAGGTGTTGACGCCTTATGATGTGCTGCGGCTTAAAAATCATCTGCACCTGTCATCCCAGACGTTTTTACAAACATATACGGTCCGGCATTTTGGACCGGCCTCGGGCCTGCCTGTGGTGACATTGAAATTCAGTCCGGCCACCGGATATGCCTGCCCGTTTGTGACAGAGACCGGCTGTTTTGTTTATCCGGACCGGCCGGCATCCTGCCGGCTGTATCCCCTGGCCCGGGCCATATCCCGGTCCCGTGAGTCTGGTGAAATCCGTGAATATTATGCCCTCATCCAAGAAGCGCATTGCAAAGGATTCAGCGTTAAGGGCACCCAGACTGTGGGTCAGTGGCTGGCGGGTCAGGATGTGGCGCAGCATAACATGAATAATGATAAGCTCATGGAACTGATCCGTCTGAAAAACAGCATTATGCCCGGTCCGCTTTCTGATGATCAGTCAAATCTGTTTTATCTGTCTTTATATAATCTGGATGAATTCCGCCGGCAGATTTTCAGTATGAATTTGCTGGAAGGGCTGGCTGTGCCCGGGCTGATCATGGGTAAAATTCGCACCTGTGATGACGCGTTGCTGGATTTAGGGTTGAAATGGGTGCGGTATCAATTGTTTGGTATTGTCATGGATCAATTTTAA
- a CDS encoding YkgJ family cysteine cluster protein, translating into MIPYNFSSLIQLYENMDRSYDRVADRYNFHCDGCSDNCCTSLFFHHTFIEKAYLIQGFLQMTSTLRKEIQDKAADYVRQTFAHDKAGQPLKLMCPLNHKGRCTLYIYRPMICRLHGLPHELHPPGRRVIRGPGCDAGQFATRDYIPFDRTPFYTQMAALEQQFKKQQNRTGRIRETIAQMLLDPGN; encoded by the coding sequence ATGATCCCATATAATTTTTCTTCTCTGATACAGCTGTACGAAAACATGGACCGATCCTATGACCGGGTGGCGGACCGATATAATTTTCATTGCGACGGGTGCAGTGACAATTGCTGCACCTCTTTGTTTTTCCATCATACCTTTATTGAAAAAGCGTATCTGATTCAGGGATTTTTGCAGATGACGTCAACGCTTAGAAAAGAGATTCAAGACAAAGCCGCCGACTATGTCAGACAGACTTTTGCCCATGACAAGGCCGGCCAGCCCCTGAAATTGATGTGCCCGCTCAACCACAAAGGCCGCTGCACCCTGTATATATACAGACCCATGATCTGCCGGCTCCATGGATTGCCCCATGAACTGCACCCGCCCGGACGCCGGGTGATCCGGGGGCCGGGATGCGATGCCGGGCAGTTTGCCACCCGAGACTATATTCCTTTTGACAGAACGCCGTTTTATACCCAAATGGCGGCCCTGGAACAACAGTTCAAAAAGCAACAAAATCGGACCGGCCGTATCCGGGAAACCATTGCCCAGATGTTGCTCGATCCCGGGAACTGA
- the aprB gene encoding adenylyl-sulfate reductase subunit beta, giving the protein MPTFVITEKCDGCKGGDKTACMYICPNDLMVLDPNEMKAYNQEPDQCWECYSCVKICPSQAIEVRGYNDFVPMGASVVPMLGTEDVMWTCKFRNGVVKRFKFPIRTTPEGEANSYDDLKGKDLNSGLLSTEEADGRNFPTPTELA; this is encoded by the coding sequence ATGCCGACTTTTGTAATCACAGAAAAATGTGACGGCTGTAAAGGCGGGGATAAAACAGCATGTATGTACATCTGCCCGAATGATCTGATGGTTCTGGATCCCAATGAAATGAAAGCGTACAATCAGGAACCGGATCAGTGCTGGGAATGTTATTCCTGTGTAAAAATCTGTCCGTCCCAGGCCATTGAAGTCAGGGGCTACAATGACTTTGTCCCCATGGGCGCATCTGTTGTTCCCATGCTGGGAACCGAAGATGTCATGTGGACCTGCAAGTTCAGAAATGGTGTGGTAAAACGGTTCAAGTTCCCCATCAGGACCACCCCTGAAGGAGAAGCCAATTCCTATGATGATCTCAAAGGAAAAGATCTGAATTCCGGCCTTCTGTCCACAGAAGAAGCGGACGGGCGTAACTTCCCGACCCCCACGGAACTGGCATAG
- a CDS encoding SDR family NAD(P)-dependent oxidoreductase — translation MDETHKIALVLGAVKGIGKGIGLALAERGVKLILTRHDWEDAFDRMEADFADTGAEHHILTADLRQIDQVSRIADFIRKRFGRLDILVNNIERGGWPAVHGPYVEEQWDLEIETTLKAKRWVFDAMFPLLKASEDAVVVNLSSVAAITGRSGPAALVFNDGYAAANKGIQSLTETWARMGAPNVRVNELMLGLFETRHAQGTRGWEQVLTVAEKQALVDHTLAGRTGTIEDVVKACLFMIQDAPYLTGSVLRLDGGFVLGGENVPPMPRGVL, via the coding sequence ATGGATGAGACCCATAAAATCGCATTGGTACTGGGAGCGGTCAAAGGGATCGGAAAAGGGATCGGTCTGGCTCTGGCGGAACGGGGAGTCAAATTAATTTTGACCCGGCATGACTGGGAGGATGCATTTGACCGGATGGAGGCGGATTTTGCCGATACCGGTGCAGAACATCACATACTGACAGCGGATTTGCGCCAGATTGATCAGGTGTCTCGAATTGCAGATTTTATCCGGAAGCGGTTTGGCAGACTGGATATTCTTGTCAACAATATTGAACGGGGGGGGTGGCCCGCAGTTCACGGGCCGTATGTGGAAGAACAATGGGATCTGGAAATCGAAACCACCCTGAAAGCCAAGCGCTGGGTGTTTGATGCCATGTTTCCTTTGCTCAAGGCATCTGAAGATGCCGTGGTGGTCAATCTGTCTTCCGTGGCAGCCATCACCGGCCGGTCCGGCCCGGCGGCCCTGGTGTTCAATGACGGGTATGCGGCAGCCAACAAAGGGATTCAAAGCCTCACTGAAACCTGGGCCCGCATGGGTGCCCCCAATGTCCGGGTGAACGAACTGATGCTGGGGTTATTCGAGACCCGTCATGCCCAGGGGACAAGGGGATGGGAACAGGTGCTCACTGTGGCGGAAAAACAGGCCCTGGTGGATCATACCCTTGCCGGGCGGACCGGCACCATCGAGGATGTGGTCAAGGCCTGTCTGTTCATGATTCAGGACGCCCCTTATCTGACCGGCAGCGTCCTCCGCCTGGACGGCGGTTTTGTGCTGGGCGGGGAAAATGTCCCGCCCATGCCCCGGGGAGTGCTGTAA